Genomic segment of Anaeromyxobacter sp.:
CAGGGCGCGCAGCTCGGCGTGGTTGCGCTCCGGGGTCCGGATCTTCACCAGCATGAGCTCGCGCTCGATGAGGTCGGCCGGCAGGAGCTCGCGCACCTCCACCACCGGCACCAGCTTCTGCACCTGGCGCACCACCTGCTCCACGGTCTTGGAGGAGAGGCGCACCACGATGGTCATGCGCGAGTACTCGGGCCGCTCGGTGGGGCCCACCGTCAGGCTGGCGATGTTGTAGCCGCGCCGCGAGAAGAGGCCGGCGATGCGGTGCAGCACGCCGGGCTTGTTCTCGACCAGGAGGCTGATGGTGTGGCTGGTGCCGCTGGGCAGGGTCTCGGTCCGTTCCATGTCACTCACCGTCGATCATGTCGTTGAGGGGGGCGCCGGCAGGGACCATGGGGAAGACCTTCTCCTCCTGCCGGATGCGCACGTCGATGATGGTCGGGCCCGAGGCGTTGGCCAGGGCCTGGTCGATGACCGGATCCAGCTCCTCCACGGTGCGGGCCCGCAGCCCCAGGCACCCGTAGGCCTCCGCCAGCTTGACGAAGTCCGGGCAGTCGGAGAGCGGCGTCGAGGCGAAGCGGTTGTCGTAGAACAGCTCCTGCCACTGGCGCACCATGCCCAGGAACAGGTTGTTGAGGATGAAGATCTTGATGGGCAGGTTGTGGTCCCGCGCCGTGGCCAGGTCCTGCAGCGTCATCTGGAACGAGCCGTCGCCGTCGATGCCGATGACGGTCTCGCCGGGCCGGCCCATCTGGATGCCGATGGCCGCCGGCAGGCAGAAGCCCATGGTGCCCAGGCCGCCGGAGGTGATGAACTGGCGCGGCGAGGAGGTCTTCCACCACTGGGCCGCGAACATCTGGTGCTCGCCCACGCCGGTGGTGACGATGGCCTTGCCGCCGGTCTTCTGCCAGATGCGGTCGATGACGTACTGCGGGAGCAGCTCGCCCTTGGGATCCTGGGTGTACTTGAGCGGGTGCTTCTGGCGCCAGTCGGCCACCTTGGCCTTCCAGGCCGAGATGTCGGCGCGCCCGTGGGCCTTGAAGGCGCGGCGCACCTCCTCGGTGAGCTGCGGCAGCAGCCGCTTCAGGTCGCCCACCAGCGGCACCGTGGCGGTCACCAGCTTGGAGATCTCGGCCGGGTCCACGTCGAGGTGGATGATCTTGGCCTCGGGGGCGAAGGTCGAGAGCTTGCCGGTGACGCGGTCGTCGAAGCGGGCGCCCAGGCAGATGAGCAGGTCGGCGCCCTGCACCGTGTAGTTGGCGAACTTCGAGCCGTGCATGCCGAACATGGCCAGGCAGAGCGGGTGGGTCTCCGGGAAGGAGCCCTTGCCGTGCACCGTGGTCACCACCGGCGCGTCCAGCAGCTCGGCGAAGGCGAAGACCTCCTGGTGGGCGTCGGCGGTGCGCACCCCGCCGCCCAGGTAGACCACCGGGCGGGAGGCGGAGCGGATCAGCGCGGCGGCGTCCTTGAGGCGCGGCTCCTCCCGCATGGGCGGGTGGTAGCCGGGGATGGAGACCGTCTCGGGGTACTCGAAGTCGAGCTCGGTGTTGAGCACGTCCTTGGGCACGTCGATCAGCACCGGACCGGGCCGGCCGGTGCGGGCGATGTAGAAGGCCTCCTTGAGGACGCGCGGCAGGTCGCGGACGTCGGTCACCAGCCAGTTGTGCTTGGTGATGGGCATGGTGATGCCCGTGATGTCCGCCTCCTGGAAGGCGTCGGTGCCGATGAGCGGCGAGGAGACGTTGGCGGTGATGGCCACCAGCGGCACCGAGTCCATGTAGGCGTCGGCGATGGGGGTCACCAGGTTGGTGGCGCCCGGGCCGGAGGTGCCCATGCACACGCCCACCTTGCCGGTGGCGTGGGCGTAGCCCTCGGCGGCGTGCCCGCCCACCTGCTCGTGGCGGATGAGCACCATCTTGATCGTCTCGCAGCCGTACATGGCGTCGTAGATGGGCAGGATGGTGCCGCCGGGCATGCCGTAGACCACCTCCACGCCCTCGGCCTCCAGCGCCCGCCGCACCGCCATCGCTCCGGTGATCCTCTCAGTGGCCATGTCGCTCCTCGCTGAACCTGGTCGGTGATGCCGTGCTTCGATCCGGTCTCGTCCTGCTCGGCGGCGGCGGGCCGGCCGGCCTCGGGGGGTGCGGCGCTGGCCGCGCGCCCCGGGCTGGCCGCCCGCCCCTATACCTTCGACCGCGACGCCCCCCCGCCGCGCCGGCGCGGCGTGGCGGCCGGCCGGCGGCGCGGCGCGCCGTCCAGGGTGGCGCTCATGTCAGGGCGACCCCAGCTCGGCGCGGGCGGCCTGGTCGGCCGGGGCCACCTTGAGCGCGATGCGGTTGACCACGTCGAGGAAGGCGATGGCGCTCCCCTCGATGATGTCGGTGGAGAGGGCCCGGCCGCGGTAGACGCCGGTGGGGTGCTCCACCTCGATGGAGACCTCGCCCTGGGCGTCCTCGCCGGTGGAGACGCTGGCGATCTGGTAGTCGCGCAGCTTGACCGTGAAGCCGGTCACCTGCTCGATGGCCTTGAAGACCGCGTCCACCGGGCCGTCGCCGGAGGCCACCGCCTGCAGCTTCTCGCCGGCGGCGTTCTTGAGCGAGACCGAGGCCACCGGCAGCGTGCCGGTGCCGGAGGTGGTGGAGAGGGCCTCCAGCGTCCAGGCCACCGTCCCCTTCCCCAGGATCTGGCCGTGCACCACCAGGGCCTCGATGTCGGCGTCGTAGATGTCCTTCTTCTTGTCGGCCAGCACCTTGAAGTCGGTGAAGACCTTGTCGACGGCCGCGTCGGGCAGCTGGTAGCCGAGCGCCACCAGCCGCTCCTTGAGGGCGTGGCGGCCGGAGTGCTTGCCCAGCACCAGCTGGCTCCTGGCGAAGCCGACCTCCTCGGGCTTCATGATCTCGTAGGTCTCGCGGTGCGTCAGCATGCCGTGCTGGTGGATGCCGGCCTCGTGGGCGAAGGCGTTCTGGCCCACGATGGCCTTGTTGCGCTGCACGTGCAGGCCGGTGACCTGCGAGACCAGGCGGCTGGTGGGGAAGAGCCGCTCGGTGCGGACCCCGTGCGACAGCTTGAGGACGTCCTGGCGCGTCTTGCACGCCATGACGATCTCCTCGAGCGAGGCGTTGCCGGCCCGCTCGCCGATGCCGTTGATGGTGCACTCCACCTGGCGGGCGCCCTCCATGACCCCGGCCAGCGAGTTGGCCACGGCCAGGCCCAGGTCGTTGTGGCAGTGGACCGAGATGACGGCCTTCTCGATGCCGCGCACGTGCCGCTTGAGGTGGCGGATGGTCTCGGCGTAGGTGGAGGGCAGCGCGTAGCCCACCGTGTCCGGGATGTTCACCGTGGTGGCGCCGGCCTCGATGGCCCGCTCGACCACCTCCACCAGGAAGTCGAGCTCGGTGCGGGCCGAGTCCTCGGCCGAGAACTCCACGTCGTCGAACTTCTCGCGCGCCATCTTCACGCCCTCGACGGCCCGGCGGATGATCTCCTCCTTGGCCATCTTGAGCTTGAAGTCGCGGTGGATGGGGCTGGTGGCCAGGAAGACGTGGCAGCGGCGCCGGGGCGCGTCCTTGAGCGCCTCCCAGGAGGCGGCGATGTCGCCCTTGCTGCAGCGGGAGAGGCTGCAGACGATGGGCCCGGCCACCTCGCGCCCGACCGCCCGGATCGACTCCAGGTCGCCCGGCGAGGCGGCCGCGAAGCCGGCCTCGATGACGTCGACGCCCAGGTCGCGCAGCGCCTTGGCCACCTGGAGCTTCTGCTCCAGGTTCATGGAGGCCCCGGGGGACTGCTCCCCGTCGCGCAGGGTGGTGTCGAAGATGACGATGCGGTCCTGGCCGGCTGGGTTCACTGGTGGTTGCCTTTTCGTTTCGGGCACTTGCGCGGTGGGGACGATGTGGGGGTCGGATACTGTAGCAGAGGGACTCGACATGGCGAAACCTCGGGCTCCTGGGTGGGGCCGAAGGAGGGTGGCTCGCCTGTCGAGGGCAACCTCTCCGGCCGGGAAGGCGGGAAGAGGTCGCGGCGCAGCGTCACCCTGGCCGGGATACCTCTCCCGCCGGGCGAAGAAGTCGGTGCTGGCTGCGCGCGAAGGACATCAGGAGGAGAAAGCTAGCGATCGCCGCGGCCCCGGTCAAGGGGGCGGGGGCCGGCGAGACCTAATACGGCGGCCGCGCCTCGGCGCCGAGGAGGGCCAGGAAGGCCTCCAGCCCCATGGTCTTCAGGTCCTCGCCGCCGCGCCGGCGCGGCGCCACGCCCTGGGCCTCGACCTCCTTCTCTCCGACGATCAGCGCGTAGGGGATCTTGGCCAGCTCGGCGTTGCGGATCTTGGCGCCCAGCTTGTCCGAGGAGTCGTCCAGCTCGACGCGCCACCCCTGCGCCACCAGCCGCCGGTGGACCTCGCGGCCCCAGGCGTCGAAGCGCTCCGACACCATCAGCACACGCGCCTGCACCGGGGAGAGCCAGGCCGGGAAGGCGCCGGCGTAGTGCTCGGTGAGGATGGCGATGAAGCGCTCGAAGGAGCCGTAGATGGCCCGGTGGATCACCACCGGCCGGTGCTCGGCGTTGTCGGCCCCCACGAAGGTGAGGTCGAAGCGCTCCGGGGCGGCGTAGTCCAGCTGGATGGTGCAGGTCTGCCACTGCCGGCCCAGCGAGTCGGTCACCGTGAAGTCGATCTTGGGGCCGTAGAAGGCGCCGTCGCCCGGGTTGAGCGTCCAGGGCAGCCCGATGCGGTCGAGGGCGGCCCGCAGGGCCCCCTCGGCCTTGTCCCAGAGCGCGTCGTCGCCGATGCGGTCCTCCTGGGCGGGCGGGCGGGTGGAGAACTGCAGGCCGAACTGCAGCCCGAAGGCCCCGTAGACCACCTTCATCAGGTCGACGATGCGCTGCACCTCGTCGGCGATCTGCGACTCCATCAGGTAGATGTGCGAGTCGTCCTGCTCGAACTGCCGCACCCGGGTGAGCCCGCCCAGCGAGCCGGAGGCCTCGTTGCGGTGCAGCGCGTCGGTGGTGTAGTAGCGCAGCGGCAGCTCGCGGTAGGAGCGGCGCGCCATCCGGTAGATGAGGTGGTGCGACGGGCAGTTCATGGGCTTGAGCGAGAAGGAGCAGCGCTCGTCGAGCGGCAGCGCCGGGTCGGACTCGCTGTCCACCACCAGGAACATGTTCTTCTTGTAGGGCCCCCAGTGGCCGCTCTGCTCCCAGAGCCGCTTGTTGAAGAGCAGCGGGGTCTTCACCTCCTGGTAGCCGTTGGCGTTGACGAGGTGGCGCATGGCCTCCTCGAGCACGTTGTAGAGGGTGGTGCCGGCCGGCAGCCAGAAGGGCGAGCCCGGGGCGTACTCGTGGAAGGCGAAGAGGCCGAGGGCCGGCCCCAGCTTGCGGTGGTCGCGCTTCTTCACCTCCTCGAGCTTGAGGAGGTGGGCGTCGAGGGCCTTCTTGTCGAAGAAGGCGGTGCCGTAGATGCGCTGCAGCATGGCGTTCTTGGAGTCGCCCCGCCAGTAGGCGCCGGCCACGCTGGTCAGCTTCACCACCCCGACGCGGCCGGTGGACGGGCCGTGCGGCCCCAGGCAGAAGTCCACCCAGTCGCCGTGGCGGTAGAGCGTGAGGGTGGTGGCCCCCTTGGCCACGATGTCCTTCACGATCTCGACCTTGTAGGCCTCGCCCAGCCCCTCGAAGAGCGCGATGGCCGCCGCCGGGGTGACCTCCTCGCGCACGAAGGGCAGGTCGGCCTTGATGGCCTCGTTGGTGGCCTTCTCGATCCGCTCCAGGTCCTCCGGGCCGAACGGCGTGGGCCGCGCGAAGTCGTAGTAGAAGCCCTCCTCGATGGACGGGCCGATGGTGACCTGGGTGCCGGGGTAGAGCTGCTGCACCACCGCCGCCATGACGTGGGCGGCGTCGTGGCGCGCCACCTCCAGGGCCTCGGGGTTCCTGGTGGTCACCACCTCGAGCGAGACGTCCCGCTCCAGCGCCCGCGACAGGTCCACCGCCACCCCGTCCAGCTTGGCCACGTAGGCCGCCTTGGCGAGGCCGGCGCCGATGTGCAGCCTGACGAAGTCGAGGACGGTGGTGCCGCGCGGCGGCCTCCTTCTGGCTGCCGTCGGGGAGGGTCACCTTGACGAGGTCGGACATGTGCTCCTGCCGCGGACCGGGGAGCGCAAGAAGAGGCCAGCCAGTCGGGCTGGCCGGGGCCGGCCGGGCCCGTGGCTTGTAGCGCGGGGCGGCGCGGAGGCGCAAGGAAGCCGCGCCGTCGCCCGCGGGCCCCTCGGCCCTCAGCCCACCAGCCCGCGGCCGGCGCTCGCCGCCAGGAAGGCGCGCGCCCCGTCGAGGAAGCGCTCCAGCTTGCGCGCCACGCTGCGGCGCGACAGGCCCAGGAGCCCGGCCACCTCCTCGTGCGCCATGCCGTCCACCAGCACGGCCACGGCGATGGCCTGCGTCACCTCGTCGAAGCGGCGCAGCACCGCCCGCGCCAGCAGCCGGTCGGAGCTGGGGTCACCGGGCGGCTCGGCGGGCGGGGCGAGGTCCAGCTCCAGCCGGTCCTCGCCGCGGAAGTGGGCGGTGCGCAGCGTGTTGAGGCAGTGGTTGGTGGTGACCCGCTAGAGCCACGGCAGGATCGGGCCGCGCCCCGCCACCTTCGCCAGGTCCCGCACCAGCTTCACGAAGACGTCCTGGGTGGCGTCGAGCGCCGCGTCGCGGTTGCGCAGCAGCCGCAGGCAGCGCCGATAGACCGCCGGGCCGTAGGTCCGATAGAGCCGGTCGGCGCGGGCGGCGGCCAGGCGGCGCTCGCCCTCCCCCACCCAGGCGCGCGGCGGCGGGGCCAGCCCGAGCACCGGAGGGGGCCGAGCCGGGTGGGACGGCGCGGCCGGGTCGGGCCGGAGGGTGAGGGCCAGGTGGGAGCTCGGCATGGCACCTCATGGGTGTCCACCGGAGGCCAGGTGCGCTTGTCACCTGAAGGCACGACCCCCGGGAGGCCGGCGGTCCGTTGGGGGTCAACGGACCGTGACGGGCCGGTGCCGGTGTCCAGGGCGGCCGGGCCCATCAAAATGATCGGCCGGGGGCTGCGCCGGACCCGCCAACGAAGGAGGGGCTGGCCACCTCGGCCAACCCCTCGTCTCCCTGCTTCATAGGCCCGGCCGGGTTCGAACCGGCGACCCCTGCCGTGTCAATTTTGTGTGCGTCTGTCCACGGGAGTCCATGCTAGTCTCCAGCCCTTTTTTATTGCTGCCGGGGGCAGGGGGGGTGCCCACCGCAAATCAGGCTCGTTCATCCAAGAATTCATCCAGCGATTCATCTACTGCCCGCCGGTGGGAGAAACCGGAGGCGCCGC
This window contains:
- the ilvN gene encoding acetolactate synthase small subunit, with product MERTETLPSGTSHTISLLVENKPGVLHRIAGLFSRRGYNIASLTVGPTERPEYSRMTIVVRLSSKTVEQVVRQVQKLVPVVEVRELLPADLIERELMLVKIRTPERNHAELRALADTYEATMVDVSPDALVIEAAGSAGKLDALEDRLRPFGIHEICRSGRIALERGFKTLAPPSL
- the thrS gene encoding threonine--tRNA ligase → MHIGAGLAKAAYVAKLDGVAVDLSRALERDVSLEVVTTRNPEALEVARHDAAHVMAAVVQQLYPGTQVTIGPSIEEGFYYDFARPTPFGPEDLERIEKATNEAIKADLPFVREEVTPAAAIALFEGLGEAYKVEIVKDIVAKGATTLTLYRHGDWVDFCLGPHGPSTGRVGVVKLTSVAGAYWRGDSKNAMLQRIYGTAFFDKKALDAHLLKLEEVKKRDHRKLGPALGLFAFHEYAPGSPFWLPAGTTLYNVLEEAMRHLVNANGYQEVKTPLLFNKRLWEQSGHWGPYKKNMFLVVDSESDPALPLDERCSFSLKPMNCPSHHLIYRMARRSYRELPLRYYTTDALHRNEASGSLGGLTRVRQFEQDDSHIYLMESQIADEVQRIVDLMKVVYGAFGLQFGLQFSTRPPAQEDRIGDDALWDKAEGALRAALDRIGLPWTLNPGDGAFYGPKIDFTVTDSLGRQWQTCTIQLDYAAPERFDLTFVGADNAEHRPVVIHRAIYGSFERFIAILTEHYAGAFPAWLSPVQARVLMVSERFDAWGREVHRRLVAQGWRVELDDSSDKLGAKIRNAELAKIPYALIVGEKEVEAQGVAPRRRGGEDLKTMGLEAFLALLGAEARPPY
- a CDS encoding 2-isopropylmalate synthase; translated protein: MNPAGQDRIVIFDTTLRDGEQSPGASMNLEQKLQVAKALRDLGVDVIEAGFAAASPGDLESIRAVGREVAGPIVCSLSRCSKGDIAASWEALKDAPRRRCHVFLATSPIHRDFKLKMAKEEIIRRAVEGVKMAREKFDDVEFSAEDSARTELDFLVEVVERAIEAGATTVNIPDTVGYALPSTYAETIRHLKRHVRGIEKAVISVHCHNDLGLAVANSLAGVMEGARQVECTINGIGERAGNASLEEIVMACKTRQDVLKLSHGVRTERLFPTSRLVSQVTGLHVQRNKAIVGQNAFAHEAGIHQHGMLTHRETYEIMKPEEVGFARSQLVLGKHSGRHALKERLVALGYQLPDAAVDKVFTDFKVLADKKKDIYDADIEALVVHGQILGKGTVAWTLEALSTTSGTGTLPVASVSLKNAAGEKLQAVASGDGPVDAVFKAIEQVTGFTVKLRDYQIASVSTGEDAQGEVSIEVEHPTGVYRGRALSTDIIEGSAIAFLDVVNRIALKVAPADQAARAELGSP
- the ilvB gene encoding biosynthetic-type acetolactate synthase large subunit gives rise to the protein MATERITGAMAVRRALEAEGVEVVYGMPGGTILPIYDAMYGCETIKMVLIRHEQVGGHAAEGYAHATGKVGVCMGTSGPGATNLVTPIADAYMDSVPLVAITANVSSPLIGTDAFQEADITGITMPITKHNWLVTDVRDLPRVLKEAFYIARTGRPGPVLIDVPKDVLNTELDFEYPETVSIPGYHPPMREEPRLKDAAALIRSASRPVVYLGGGVRTADAHQEVFAFAELLDAPVVTTVHGKGSFPETHPLCLAMFGMHGSKFANYTVQGADLLICLGARFDDRVTGKLSTFAPEAKIIHLDVDPAEISKLVTATVPLVGDLKRLLPQLTEEVRRAFKAHGRADISAWKAKVADWRQKHPLKYTQDPKGELLPQYVIDRIWQKTGGKAIVTTGVGEHQMFAAQWWKTSSPRQFITSGGLGTMGFCLPAAIGIQMGRPGETVIGIDGDGSFQMTLQDLATARDHNLPIKIFILNNLFLGMVRQWQELFYDNRFASTPLSDCPDFVKLAEAYGCLGLRARTVEELDPVIDQALANASGPTIIDVRIRQEEKVFPMVPAGAPLNDMIDGE